A window of Halobacillus naozhouensis genomic DNA:
GCTGCTCTTGCTGGTGCCGTCGGTGTTTTAGTACTCGAAGGCGGGATTGGAGCGATTAACGAAAATATTAATATGGGAGTATTTTCAGGAATTGTTTCCGGGGTAATCGCCGGGATGCTATATAATCGTTTCTATGACGTTAAATTTCCAGAATTTCTGTCATTCTTTGGTGGAAAAAGGTTCGTTCCGATCATTACTTCACTAGTAATGGTCGCGCTCTCCTTTGTATTTGGTTATTTATGGGTTTATCCGCAAAATGTGCTTGATGCCACAGCTAACTGGATTTTAAATGCAGGAGAACTGGGTGTAGGTGTATATGGCGTTCTGAACCGTTTATTAATTCCAGTAGGCTTACACCATGTAATGAATACATTAATTTGGTTTGACTTTGGTACATTTACGACTGAATCAGGGGAAGTTGTTCGGGGAGAAATTAACCGATTCTTAAATGGCGACCCTGAAGCGGGGCACTTCCTTGCAGGGTTTTTCCCGGTTATGATGTTTGGTCTTCCAGCTGCTTGTCTGGCCATGTATGCAGCAGCTAAGAAGCATCGTAAAGCAGCTGTAGGAGGCATGTTATTAAGTATTGCTTTGACCTCTTTCCTTACAGGTGTGACAGAGCCGATTGAATTTACATTTATGTTCCTATCACCCCTTCTTTACGTTGTGCATGCTATATTAACCGCTGTTTCCATGGTTGCTGCTTTTATGCTGGATGTTCGTCACGGCTTTGGTTTTTCAGCAGGTCTGATTGATTATCTTCTAAATTACAGTATTGCTGAGAATCCGCTCATGCTGATTCTTATCGGAGTCGTTCTGGGTGCTGTGTATTTTGTTGTCTTCTACTTCTTGATTGTTAAACTCGATTTGAAAACTCCTGGTAGAGAAGATGAGGAGGAAGATCTCGTAGAAGAAACACAGGAAGTTGGACAGCCTAATAAGCCAGCAAACGATTATGATGCAAAAGCTTATCAGTACCTTGAAGCACTCGGGGGCTCTGAGAATATTAAATCATTGGATTATTGTACGACTCGATTGCGCCTGCAAATGTCTGACCGTGAAAAAGTGAATGAAGCGGCATTAAGGCGTTACGGGGCACGCGGTGTAATGAAAGTTGGAAAGCAGAATCTGCAAGTTATCGTAGGAACAACTGTCGAATTTCTGGCAGATGCCATGAGAAAGCGGATGGACCAGAGGTACGAGGCTCCACCAGAAACTGATTTCAAGGAAGATGAACAGAGCGATAAATCATACAATAGCCGCGAACTATCGGCTGAGGATTTTGTGCTGCCAAATGAAGGTACGGTCATGCCGCTTGAAGACGTTCCCGATGAAGTATTTGCACAACAGATGATGGGGCCAGGATTCGCCATCGATCCCGAGAAGGACACTTTTACTTCACCTGTTAACGGAAAGGTTGTCCAAGTATTCCCTACTAAACATGCAATTGGACTTGAAGCCGACGATGGGATGGAAATCCTCATTCACATTGGACTGGATACCGTTCAGCTTAAGGGTGAAGGGTTTGAAACTCTCGTTGAAGCTAATCAGACAGTCAAACAGGGGGACCCGCTAATACGTGTGGATCTCGACTTTGTGAAAAGAAAAGCTCCTTCTGTTGTAACTCCAATTATTTTCACAAATCTGGAAAATGAAACAGTAACTCTTCACCAAACTGGGAGGCATTCTCAAGGTGAGACAGGCATTGTTACTGTTCAATAATAGTAGGGAGAAGTTGATCACTTCTCCCTCCACTAGTAAGAAAGGGGTGAAATCATGGCTGAAACCATTGAATTTAGAAATGTAACGATAGTGACGGAAACTGAAACGATGAGATCTGCATGCCTGCAGGTTCGCAATGGAAAGATATATGCCATATCTGAATATAATATAGGCGGGGCCGATATTGTTATCGACGGTCAGGGTGAAAAGTGGACGCTCGTGCCTGGTTTCATCGATGTTCACATACATGGTGCCGATGGCCATGATGTAATGGATGCATCTCACAAGGCTCTCGCTGGCATGGCTTCCCGTTTGCCTGAAGAAGGTACGACTAGCTTCCTGGCGACAACGATGACTCAGTCGAAAGACCATATTTCCCGTGCTGTTCAAACAGTCGGAACTTATATCAAACAACAGAAGGTGAACAGCGAGGCCGAAGTACTCGGAATACACCTAGAAGGGCCGTTTATTTCACAAGAAAAAGCAGGCGCCCAGCCATTGGGACACATTTGCTTGCCCTCTATTGAGCAATTTGATCAATGGCAGGAAGAAAGTGATCACAACATTCGACTTGTTACACTAGCTCCTGAGGTGTCAAACGGCATGGAGTTTATAAAGCATGTAAGTGAGACTGGAGTTGTGGCATCAATTGGCCATAGTCAGGCTACTTACGATCAAGTTACAGAAGCTGTGCGTTCAGGCGCCCGTCATATCACTCATTTATACAATCAAATGAGCGGTCTGCATCACCGCGAACCGGGAGTCGTCGGGGCGGCTTTTTTAAATAAAGACCTTATGGTAGAAATGATTGTGGACTATGTCCATTCTCGTCCTGAGATGGTCCAGCTCGCTTACGAGCATACCCAGGCTGACCGTACCATTTTAATCACCGATGCGATGAGGGCTAAGTGTCTTCCTGAGGGAACCTATGAGCTTGGCGGGCAGAGTGTAAATGTTGAAGGAAATGAAGCTCGTCTAGCCGACGGCACATTGGCCGGGAGCATCTTGACGTTACAACAAGCTGTATCTAACATGAGCCAAAACACCAACATAACTATAGAGGAACTCACACGCATCACGTCTACGAACGCAGCTACCCAGTTAGGAATTGAAGGCCGTAAGGGAAGTATTGCAGCAGGAAAAGATGCCGATTTAGTACTTTTAAATGAAGAATACGGTGTCGTAATGACAGTATGCCGTGGAGTGATCGCTCACGACCGCAGGGAGGATACACCATGAATATCATCGTCACAAAGGATTATAAAGAGCTAAGCAAGAAAGCTTGTGAGTATATTGAAGAACAAGTAAAAGGAAAGCCGAATTCTGTCCTGGGTTTAGCAACGGGGAGCACGCCGCTTGGCACATACCAGGAGTTAGAAGAAGGATATAGAAGTGGATCTGCCGACTATCAGGACGTTTATTCACTAAACCTGGACGAGTATGTCGGATTGGACAAAATCGACCCTCAAAGCTATCATTTTTTTATGAACAAACATCTGTTTCACTCGATTAATATCGACCCTGACCACACTTATATTCCGAATGGGAAAGCAAGTGACCTTGCTTACGAATGTGAACGATATGAACAATTAATCGAGGAAATAGGACCACCGGATCTACAATTGCTAGGTATTGGTCAGAATGGACATATCGGCTTTAATGAACCTGGTACTTCTTTTGATAGTGAAACACATATTATTGATCTATCTGCCTCAACAAGAGAGGCCAATGCGAGATTTTTCAACTCAATTGAAGAGGTACCTCACCAGGCAGTTACAATGGGGATCAAGTCCATTTTAAAAAGTAAAAAGATCGTGCTTCTTGCTTCAGGAGAGGAAAAGGCTGAAGCTATCAAGCGTCTGCTTAGAGGGGAACAGGATGAATCTTTTCCTGCCTCTGCCTTGAATAAACATGATCATGTGACTTTAATTGTGGATGAACCAGCTTATAAACAAGCAAAGCTTTGAGAGGAGTCCGAATTCTATGATAGATAAGCAGTCACCATTGCCGATTTATTATCAAATTGAGGAAGATATAAAACAGCGAATAGCTGATGATGATTATCGGTCAGGGGACATGATCCCGTCTGAACGGGAGCTTTCTGAGACGTATGATGTGAGCCGGATGACAGTGAGACAAGCGGTTACTAATATGGTGAATGAAGGAGTCCTGTTTAGGGAAAAAGGACGAGGCACCTTTGTTGCCGATCAAAAAATTGAGCAGCCTCTTCAAGGGATGACGAGTTTCACAGAGGATATGAGATCAAGAGGAATGGAAGCAAGCAGCAGGCTATTGCAGTTTGAGAGGGTAGCAGCCCCGTTTGATGTATTGCGAAAATTGCAGCTCCATGAAGAGGCTGAAGTTTACAAAATTGAGCGGATTCGCTATGCAGATCAGAGGCCGATGGCGATTGAAACGACATTTATTCCTGCAGCTATGTTTCCTGGTCTCGATGAACGAGTTGTTCAAGGGTCGCTGTACGATTATATTGAAAAATCGAAACAAAAGAGGATCGGCAAAGCAAGTCAAATGATTGAAGCAACTATAGCTGATGAACAACAATCGTCCTTGTTAGAGGTACCGGCAGCATCGGCTATCTTGCATATCGAACGGAATAGCTCGTTAACGGATGGAACTCCCTTTGAAGTAGTGAAGTCATCTTATCGCGCAGATCGCTACAAATTCATTAGTGATATTTACCGAGCTTAAGGAGAGGGTATTGATGAACTATTTGGTAAAGGTAGCTGAACAGCTCAAGAATCTTGAACTCTCGACTCACTGTCAACTGACCACGATTAGTCAAACGGTGGCTGAGTATCTTAAGCAGGGACAGATTATTCACTTGTTTGGCTGCGGTCATTCCAGCCTGATTGCTCAAGAACCTTATTACAGGGCAGGAGGCCTTGTGCCTGTTCGTCCCATTTTGATCGAATCTCTTATGTTACATCAGGGCGCACTTCAATCCAGCGTGAACGAAAAAACAGTCGATTACGTCCACGATTCGCTGGCCAATGAAGACATTCGCGAAGGGGATATATTGATTGTGATCTCGACTTCTGGCCGTAATCCTGCTCCCATTGATGTTGCCATGTTCGGGCAGGAGCGGGGTGCTTACGTCATCGGGTTAATGTCAAGGGAATATACACAATCTCAACCTGCGCGACACCCTTCAGGGAAAAGGCTGGAGGAGGTCGTCAATGTCGTAATTGATACACAGGTGCCTGTCGGTGATGCAGTTTTAGAAAAAGAAGGAATTGCTCAGGCGTTTGCCCCAGCATCTTCGGTCATTGGTACAGTGCTTATCCAAGATCTTTTTGCAAAGACAATTGTAAGCCTTAAAGAATTGGGAGTAGACCCGCCAATTTTTCAAAGTGGCAACATCGATGGCTCCGAACAACATAACAAAACCCTGGTAGAAAAATATAAAGACAGAATACAATTTTAACATCCTTTTTCTGGGAGACCTGAGGTGGTATTTATACCCACTTTAGGTAATTACACCCTTAGCATGTATTCAGAGGAAGTGATCCTTGAGATGTTTCGGGTCAATTTAGAAGGAAGTTCAGCTCTTGAGTAAAACAGAATTTCGATCTTTTCAAAAGGACAATCGATTAGCAGAGATTCAGAAACAATGATCAAGAACTCTAAATGACAAAAAATAGATGACCTGAGGTGGGTGTTTTTTCCACCTCGGGTCATCCATTTTATTCCATATCACTCGCTTTGGATACTCCAAAGAAATTGTGCGATAGCCTGATCGACTTTAATATATTCGTGCAGACCCGAGTGGGTAGCGGTCTGGCTGAAAAAAGTACGTTCCTGATAATTTACTGGCGCGATAATGCGACTGAGACCCAGTGCACTTTGTTTACTGACAAGACCGTCCCATTGCTTAGCAGGGGGCGCCTCCTGGTTAATGACACCCGCGATCGCTAATGCTTGGACCTTTGAGTTAATGTTTTCTTTATTTTTGATCATATTTGTTAATGCATGTGAATCAGCTTTTAAATCAACCGTAGCTGCTCCTGTATTCGCAGCAAAGTAACTCTCTTGATCAATGCCTAAGAAAGGGCTGCCAATCGCAATCAACTTATTCACTGAAGGAAAACTCCCTTGTTGATTACTTAACAGAAAATTCGTTGCAGCAAGGCCTCCCATAGAGTGGCCGACAAGGTTAACTTGATCAATACCATAATTCTCTTTTAAGGTGTGCAGCACTTTTTTTAACCAAAACGTCTGATTCTCTAAACTGGCTCGGTCATTTTTAAACAGAATCTGAATGAATGGATTCATCGTGTGGGGAATGTTCCCGCGAATCTGTACTGAACCTGATGAAGACACGTGAATCACCATTTGCTTAGAGCCCCAATTATTACCTTCAAAACGCTGGAGCATTGTATTGAATGACCCAGGCCCGCCTTTAAAACCATGAATAAATAGGGTTGGAATGGTTGAGTCAGTTTGCTCAGAACGTGTAGGTGAGGAGTTCATAAAGAAGATGGAACTGCCTAGTAGAAAGAACAGAATGGGGATAAGAATGTATTTTCTTCTTTCGTTATAAATATGACTGCGCATGATCTTCCTCCTGGTTGCATTCTTGCTTAAGTATAACATATTCTCGTTGTTTATATTACATTTTCATTACAAATATTACAAATGTAATAAAAGTAAAAGACCAGTTCCGTTACAGGAACTGATCTTTATTATCTCCTCAATTTTTGTAATAAACGCAGTATCTCAATATAGAGCCACACAAGTGTAATCATCAGTCCGAAGGCACCATACCATTCCATATGTTTAGGTGCTCCTTTATCAACGCCTTTTTCAATGAAGTCAAAATCCAGCACTAGGTTTAAGGCAGCTACCGCGACAATTACCAGACTAATCCCAATTCCGATTGGTCCACTCGAATGCAAGTAAGGGACACTGGTCTGGAAAAAGATATTCATGATGAAATTAACAATATAGACGATAAAGATCGCAAGCGTAGCCGATATCACCATTAATCTGAAGTTCTTCGTTACTTTTATGATTCCTGTTGCATAGAGAAACAGGAGCGCGCCCATAACAGCAAAGGTTAGAGAAGCTGCTTGAATCACAACCCCCGGATAGTTTGCTTCTGCAAACGAAGAAATTCCTCCAATGAAAAAACCTTCAAGTGCTGCATAAATGGGTGCAGTAATAGGTGCAGCTTTTGGAATGAAAATCGTGATCAGGGCAAAAATCAGCCCGCCAATAGCACCGATGATCATCATGAGATTGACGTTTACCCCTTGAGAATATTGGTACCACGTGTAAAGGGCTGAACCGAGTAAAAAAAGAAACAAAAAGAAAGTTTTGGATACGGTTCCGCCGAGAGACATTGTCGCCCCAGGGCTGCTGGACCTTTGAAAGGTTTTATCCTTTAAAACGGGATTCCCACTTCGCATTTTCGTCACTCCTTTTCCTAAGTATAAATGTAAGATGGGGGTAGAATAAAGGAGGAGCATTTACAGGACCTAGTTATGAATGTTTACTTTTCTGCCCTTGAAGGAAAATGACTTATACATTTCCCAATTGGAAAGGAGAATATCATTGAATCAGCAAGCGCTTAAAGAAAAGATTTTTGATATTATGGAGCACCACCAAGTTGGTACGCTCGCAACAGTTAAAGACGGTAAGCCGTATTCAAGGTTTATGACCTTTTCAAATGACGATGAATTTACCTTCTTCACCCCTACGAATAAAGAAACTCATAAAGCAGAGGAAATTGAGTCAAATCCCAATGTCTACATTTTAATTGGGTACGAGGGTGAAGGAAATGGGGACGCATACCTGGAAGTGGAAGGGCAGGCCAAAATCCGTGACGATCAGGATATAAAAGATCGATTGTGGAATGACAGAATGAAACGGTGGTTTTCTGGAAAAGATGACCCTGAATATATCGTGCTGGAAATTTACCCAGAGAGCATTCAGTTAATGAATACAGGAACTGACACACCTGAAAAATTAGAACTATAATAGAGGAGCTGCCAGGTAACAGCTGGCAGCTCCTCTTTCAATGATGCAATGCATGGTTAATCATTTGCTGCAACACGTTAATGACATGTTCATCATCGTGAGAATAATAAATCGTCGTTCCTTCCCTGCGGTATTTAACGAGTCGCAAGTTCTTAAGAAACCGAAGCTGGTGCGAGACAGTCGATTGCCGTAGTCCGAGGGTTTCTGAGATATCATTAACTGCATATTCCTTTTCAAAAAGGAGGTTTAAAATTCGAATGCGGGTGGGGTCAGACAGAGCTTTAAACGTTTGACTGACGATAAACAGCGTTTCTTCATCCAAGTCTCTCATATAAAAAGAATCATCCATGCTGAAACCCTCCTTTATCCTGTTCGTGCATAGAACAGTACTCATCTTCATACTCAATTTCAATCGTAATATGGTCCAGGTGAATCGTATTAATAATCGATTTCACCTGCTCCTTGATTGTACAGACCTCTTCCTTAGAAGCAGAAGAAGGGACCACAATATGGGTGGAAAAAGCATGATGTTCGCCGTCTAGTGACCATAGGTGAGTATGGTGTGTAGACTCGACATGACGGAGTTCATTCATTTCATTCACAACACTGTCCAGGTCAACATCTTCGGGGACTCCTTCCAGAAATAGCCGCATCGTTTTGAGCAAATTTAAAACAACATTATATAAAATATATAGCGTGATTGCGATGGAAGCAATCGGATCAAGAATCGGTAAATCAGTGAAAGCCATGACAATACTGACAATAAGTACTGCTACCCACCCTAGAACGTCCTCAAGCAGGTGCAGTGACATGACTTTCTGGTTCATTGATTCACCGCCGCGCAGCCGAAATGCCGCTGCTCCATTCACGATAATTCCCAATACAGCGAAAGCTATCATTCCGCCTGCATGCGGTTGTTCGGGATCCATAAGTCTCGGTATCGCCTCTGTTAAAATAAATACCGATCCTACGATTAACACAATGCTATTAATAAGTGCAGCCAGAAGAGAGAAGCGTTTATAGCCAAAAGAAAAATTATGGTTTTTCCCTTTTTTTGAAAACTTTTGGAGAAACCAGGCTAAACCTAATGATAGCGAGTCGCCTAAATCGTGTAATGCATCTGAAAGGATGGCCATACTGTTGGTCAAAATTCCGCCGACAATCTCCAGGATTGTAAATCCCAGGTTGAGAAAGAAGGCTAATTTAATATTTCCGGTAGTATGGTCGTGATGATGGTGATGGTGTCCCATACTGAATCCCTCCTTTACCTCAATATATGTTTATATGTTCATATATACAATACTACTGGACATCTAAAAAGGTGTCAACTTGTGTTGACTCTTTTTAACTATACCCACTTTAAGCTTTTTCACTAGCTGAGGGTAATGGTTGATTATCCAAATTTTCCTCAATGGGGCTCATTAGAATAAAATGGTTTGAGTTATATTCTTTATGCGAGTAAAGAGTTTTTGTATAGTAAAAGTATCTTGTATAGAGGAGAATGATTATGAAGTGGATTCAGAAGAGGTTTGACCAGCTGACAACTCAAGAATTATATAAGATTTTAGAGTTGAGAACGGAAGTATTTGTTGTCGAACAAAATTGTCCGTACAAAGAGGTAGACGGACTTGATGACGAATGTGTACATATTTGGCTTGAAGATAAAGGCGAAATGATTGCTTATTGTCGAATCGTTCCTCCGCAAGCAAGTGGAGATTATCATGCAATTGGCCGTGTGCTTGTTGTGAAGCAGCAGCGCGGCAAAGGGTATGCAAAAGATCTTATGAATAAAGCGATTGAGACGTTAAAGCAAAGTGACAATATTGAGGGGATTTCCCTGCATGGTCAGGAATATTTACGCCATTTTTATGGATCGTTTGGCTTTAAAGAAGTAACAGAAGTTTACCTGGAAGATAACATTCCACATGTTGATATGGTCATGAAGCTGTAACAAATGGTTCATGTTTGAAGACAAGTATGAGGTGGAAAATATACTCTGTGACTTAAAAAAACTGGAGGGAACTCATATGAGTCCGCAAACATTTACTAGACAATATATTAAGGGGGAGTGGAGGACGGGAGCAAGTGAACAGACCGTTGAAAATATAAATCCTTACACTCACCATACTATCGCAAGTATTCCATCAGCTAATGAGGAAGACTTGGATGACGCATATAAAGCTGCACAGGCAGCACAGAAAGAATGGCGAAAGGTTACACCTGGACAGAAACAGACTTACTTTGATTCACTACAAAAAATTGTGGCGGATCGTAAGGATGAGATTATTGACTGGCTGGTTAAAGAATCAGGAAGTACACTTATCAAAGCGGAGTTAGAGTACCAAACAGCTTATGGGATTCTTCGAGAAGCTGCTTCTTTTCCAACCCGGATGGATGGACAGATCCTGCCATCGAATATCCCGGGGAAAGAAAACCGTATTTATCGTTCTCCTAAAGGAGTAATTGGCGTTATTGGTCCCTGGAATTTCCCGTTTCATTTAGCAATGAGATCGGTGGCACCGGCCATTGCAACTGGTAATACAGTAGTTGTCAAACCTGCCTCAAGCACTCCCGCTACAGCAGGACTGCTTCTTGCTGAGTTATTTGAAGAGGCAGGATTCCCGGCAGGAGTATTAAATGTTGTTGTAGGTCGAGGTTCTGAGATCGGAGATGCTTTTGTAACGCACCCTATACCTGAACTCATTTCATTTACGGGTTCCACAGAGGTCGGCAGCCATATCGGAGAGCTTGCTGGAAAGCATCTAAAAGATACCGCCCTTGAATTGGGCGGTAATAACGCAATGCTCGTCCTCGATGACGCTGATATTGACAGGGCTGTCGAAGCCGCTTCTTTCGGTAAGTTTTTACACCAGGGGCAGATTTGCATTGCGCTCAATCGAATCATTGTTCATGAGTCTGTTCACGATAAATTCGTTTCAGCCTTGAAGCAAAAAGTTGAAGGATTGCAGGCCGGTGATCCTGCTGAAAAAGAAACGATTGTCGGTCCGCTCATTAATCAGGAAGCTGCTGATCGTATTCAGAAGGATATGAACGATAGTATTGAACAGGGAGCTGTCAAACTAGTTGGTGGAGAAGAAACAAGTAATTTGCTGCAGCCTGCTTTATTAACAAATGTAACGAATGACATGCCGATTGCTAAAAACGAAATCTTTGGTCCGGTAGTAGCAGTTATTGCAGTGGCCAATGAAGAGGAAGCTATCCAGGTGGCTAATGATTCACCACATGGCTTGAGCGGCTCTGTGTTTACGACAGATGTTCATCGTGGAGTTGAAGTAGCTAAACAAATTGATACAGGTATGATTCATGTGAACGACCAGTCTGTCAACGATGAAGGACACGTTGCCTTCGGTGGTGAAAAGCAATCCGGTCTAGGTCGTTTTGGCGGGTCTTGGGCAATTGATAAATTCACAACGGTCAAGACGATTGGTGTCATGAACGGGTATCGTGAATTCCCATTTTAATAAATAAAAAAGAGTCAGAGAGCTAGTGCTCTGACTCCTTTTTTTGGAATTCTTTGAAGCGACTGATAGATTCTTTAAGGTCTTTTTTTGAGTTGTTCAGACCAATTCTGACGTACCCTTCCCCATAGGTGCCAAAACCAACACCTGGCGCCACGAATAATCCAACTTGATCAAGCAGGGCGTCAGCAAATGATTGGGAGGAATAGCCTTCAGGGACCTTCAGCCATACGAAAAATGACCCTTTACAAGGCATTAAATCCCAGCCTAACTCTTCAAATCCTTTTGCTAAAATATCTCTTCTTTCCTCATACGTTTGACGTAATTCCCTGACAGAATCCTGAGGTTCAAGCAAAGCTGTTGCCGTTGCTTCTTGAAGGGCGCCAAACAAGCTCACATGGTAGTGATCCTGAATGAGTTCAAGGGCTTCAACTACGCTCGGATTCCCGACAGCAAAGGCTACGCGCCACCCTGCCATGTTATACGTTTTAGACATTGTATAGATTTCAACCCCGACATCTTTTGCTCCAGGCATCTGCAGGAAACTCAAGGGCTTCTTATGTTCATCAAAGCCGATAGCTCCATAAGCAAAATCATGAACGACACAAATATCATGTTTATCAGCCAAATCAATCGTTTCTTTGAAAAATTCCTCTGAGGCGACAGCCCCTGATGGGTTATTCGGATAGTTCAAAAACATTAATTTAGCTTTGTCCAAGGTGTCGTTGTCCAATTGCTCATAGTCTGGAAGAAAGTCATTCTCTTGCAGGAGCGGCATCGACTTCATGACCGCATCAGCAATTGCAACACCAGACCAATAATCTGGATAACCAGGGTCAGGAACGAGCGCAACATCTCCCGGATCAAGAAAACACTGACTCAGCTCAACAAGGCCAGCTTTACTGCCCAACATGATCGCTACTTCGGACGTGGGGTCTACTTCTACGTCATATTCACGTTTATAGAAATCGGCCACAGCCTCTTTTAGAAAGTCATATCCCTTGAATGGCGGGTACTTATGATAGTCCGGATTTTCACTGGCATTTTGTAACGACTGAACGATATGTTCCGGAGTTGGCTGGTCAGGGTTTCCCTGCCCGAGATTAATCACA
This region includes:
- a CDS encoding Bax inhibitor-1/YccA family protein, whose amino-acid sequence is MRSGNPVLKDKTFQRSSSPGATMSLGGTVSKTFFLFLFLLGSALYTWYQYSQGVNVNLMMIIGAIGGLIFALITIFIPKAAPITAPIYAALEGFFIGGISSFAEANYPGVVIQAASLTFAVMGALLFLYATGIIKVTKNFRLMVISATLAIFIVYIVNFIMNIFFQTSVPYLHSSGPIGIGISLVIVAVAALNLVLDFDFIEKGVDKGAPKHMEWYGAFGLMITLVWLYIEILRLLQKLRR
- the nagA gene encoding N-acetylglucosamine-6-phosphate deacetylase, coding for MAETIEFRNVTIVTETETMRSACLQVRNGKIYAISEYNIGGADIVIDGQGEKWTLVPGFIDVHIHGADGHDVMDASHKALAGMASRLPEEGTTSFLATTMTQSKDHISRAVQTVGTYIKQQKVNSEAEVLGIHLEGPFISQEKAGAQPLGHICLPSIEQFDQWQEESDHNIRLVTLAPEVSNGMEFIKHVSETGVVASIGHSQATYDQVTEAVRSGARHITHLYNQMSGLHHREPGVVGAAFLNKDLMVEMIVDYVHSRPEMVQLAYEHTQADRTILITDAMRAKCLPEGTYELGGQSVNVEGNEARLADGTLAGSILTLQQAVSNMSQNTNITIEELTRITSTNAATQLGIEGRKGSIAAGKDADLVLLNEEYGVVMTVCRGVIAHDRREDTP
- a CDS encoding alpha/beta fold hydrolase; translation: MRSHIYNERRKYILIPILFFLLGSSIFFMNSSPTRSEQTDSTIPTLFIHGFKGGPGSFNTMLQRFEGNNWGSKQMVIHVSSSGSVQIRGNIPHTMNPFIQILFKNDRASLENQTFWLKKVLHTLKENYGIDQVNLVGHSMGGLAATNFLLSNQQGSFPSVNKLIAIGSPFLGIDQESYFAANTGAATVDLKADSHALTNMIKNKENINSKVQALAIAGVINQEAPPAKQWDGLVSKQSALGLSRIIAPVNYQERTFFSQTATHSGLHEYIKVDQAIAQFLWSIQSE
- the nagB gene encoding glucosamine-6-phosphate deaminase encodes the protein MNIIVTKDYKELSKKACEYIEEQVKGKPNSVLGLATGSTPLGTYQELEEGYRSGSADYQDVYSLNLDEYVGLDKIDPQSYHFFMNKHLFHSINIDPDHTYIPNGKASDLAYECERYEQLIEEIGPPDLQLLGIGQNGHIGFNEPGTSFDSETHIIDLSASTREANARFFNSIEEVPHQAVTMGIKSILKSKKIVLLASGEEKAEAIKRLLRGEQDESFPASALNKHDHVTLIVDEPAYKQAKL
- a CDS encoding ArsR/SmtB family transcription factor, which encodes MDDSFYMRDLDEETLFIVSQTFKALSDPTRIRILNLLFEKEYAVNDISETLGLRQSTVSHQLRFLKNLRLVKYRREGTTIYYSHDDEHVINVLQQMINHALHH
- a CDS encoding cation diffusion facilitator family transporter, whose protein sequence is MGHHHHHHDHTTGNIKLAFFLNLGFTILEIVGGILTNSMAILSDALHDLGDSLSLGLAWFLQKFSKKGKNHNFSFGYKRFSLLAALINSIVLIVGSVFILTEAIPRLMDPEQPHAGGMIAFAVLGIIVNGAAAFRLRGGESMNQKVMSLHLLEDVLGWVAVLIVSIVMAFTDLPILDPIASIAITLYILYNVVLNLLKTMRLFLEGVPEDVDLDSVVNEMNELRHVESTHHTHLWSLDGEHHAFSTHIVVPSSASKEEVCTIKEQVKSIINTIHLDHITIEIEYEDEYCSMHEQDKGGFQHG
- the phnF gene encoding phosphonate metabolism transcriptional regulator PhnF — encoded protein: MIDKQSPLPIYYQIEEDIKQRIADDDYRSGDMIPSERELSETYDVSRMTVRQAVTNMVNEGVLFREKGRGTFVADQKIEQPLQGMTSFTEDMRSRGMEASSRLLQFERVAAPFDVLRKLQLHEEAEVYKIERIRYADQRPMAIETTFIPAAMFPGLDERVVQGSLYDYIEKSKQKRIGKASQMIEATIADEQQSSLLEVPAASAILHIERNSSLTDGTPFEVVKSSYRADRYKFISDIYRA
- a CDS encoding pyridoxamine 5'-phosphate oxidase family protein, which translates into the protein MNQQALKEKIFDIMEHHQVGTLATVKDGKPYSRFMTFSNDDEFTFFTPTNKETHKAEEIESNPNVYILIGYEGEGNGDAYLEVEGQAKIRDDQDIKDRLWNDRMKRWFSGKDDPEYIVLEIYPESIQLMNTGTDTPEKLEL
- a CDS encoding SIS domain-containing protein translates to MNYLVKVAEQLKNLELSTHCQLTTISQTVAEYLKQGQIIHLFGCGHSSLIAQEPYYRAGGLVPVRPILIESLMLHQGALQSSVNEKTVDYVHDSLANEDIREGDILIVISTSGRNPAPIDVAMFGQERGAYVIGLMSREYTQSQPARHPSGKRLEEVVNVVIDTQVPVGDAVLEKEGIAQAFAPASSVIGTVLIQDLFAKTIVSLKELGVDPPIFQSGNIDGSEQHNKTLVEKYKDRIQF
- the nagE gene encoding N-acetylglucosamine-specific PTS transporter subunit IIBC — encoded protein: MLNFLQRIGKSLMFPIATLPAAALLVRLGMEDMLDIPFVTAAGNGILTNLSLIFAIGIAMGFAKDGSGAAALAGAVGVLVLEGGIGAINENINMGVFSGIVSGVIAGMLYNRFYDVKFPEFLSFFGGKRFVPIITSLVMVALSFVFGYLWVYPQNVLDATANWILNAGELGVGVYGVLNRLLIPVGLHHVMNTLIWFDFGTFTTESGEVVRGEINRFLNGDPEAGHFLAGFFPVMMFGLPAACLAMYAAAKKHRKAAVGGMLLSIALTSFLTGVTEPIEFTFMFLSPLLYVVHAILTAVSMVAAFMLDVRHGFGFSAGLIDYLLNYSIAENPLMLILIGVVLGAVYFVVFYFLIVKLDLKTPGREDEEEDLVEETQEVGQPNKPANDYDAKAYQYLEALGGSENIKSLDYCTTRLRLQMSDREKVNEAALRRYGARGVMKVGKQNLQVIVGTTVEFLADAMRKRMDQRYEAPPETDFKEDEQSDKSYNSRELSAEDFVLPNEGTVMPLEDVPDEVFAQQMMGPGFAIDPEKDTFTSPVNGKVVQVFPTKHAIGLEADDGMEILIHIGLDTVQLKGEGFETLVEANQTVKQGDPLIRVDLDFVKRKAPSVVTPIIFTNLENETVTLHQTGRHSQGETGIVTVQ